The following DNA comes from Tunturibacter psychrotolerans.
AGGCACAGAAGTTTGGGGCGAAGATGGCGTTGGCACGTGCGATTGTTGAACTTCGATGCCACCGTCGTCCCTACGAACTCGTCAGGGACGATGGAACTGTCTTCTTCGGACGGACCATTGTCATTGCGACTGGCGCCCGCTACAACAAGCCAGCCGCAGTCCCCCTGGACCGCTACGCGGGTCGCGGAGTTCACTACGGCGCGACCTACATCGAGGCCCAACTGTGTGAGCACGAAGAGGTCATTGTGGTGGGCGGCGGCAACTCCGCCGGTCAAGCCGTGGTCTACCTCTCGCAGACAGCACGCAAGGTGTACATGCTTGTGCGAGCGTGCGACCTGGCTGAATCGATGTCGCGGTATCTCATTCAACGCATCTCCGGGAATCCGTCCATCGAGTTGCTTTGCAACTCCGAACTATGCGGTCTTGAAGGCGAGAACATCCTCGAAAAAGTGAGTTGGATTGACAAGCTGACCGGACAGGTCCGTTCGGTCCCAACGCGTCACCTCTTCATCATGACCGGCGCCTCCCCGAACACTGACTGGCTGCAGGGCAGTGTGGCTCTCGATGAGAAGGGCTTTATTCTCACAGGGCGCGATCTGCCAGCGGCAATTGATCCTGCTCGGAATTCTACGTGGCCTATTTCGCGCTCACCCTTCATGCTTGAGAGCAGCCTGCCAGGAGTGTTCGCAGTGGGCGACGTCCGGGCTGGAAGCGTCAAGCGCGTGGCCTCGGCCGTTGGTGAAGGATCTACTTCCGTGAGTCTGGTGCATCGAGCTCTCGCAGAGCTTTAGTGGACCGGACGCTAGTGCTGGCGAGTTACAGCGACCGATGACGAAAGCTAGCTCGCCATCGGTCGCCAATAATCGCCTGTCAGATAGTGCGATCGTAGAGTTGCTGCTGGTAACTCTTGACCCATTCTTCCGACGAAGGAGGAAAGATGTTGAGAAACTTCCCCTCGCGAGAAGGAATCACTTCAATCATCTTTGCGATCATGTCTTTTGGATCGAGTCTTCCCTCTGGTTTACCAAGCAGCCCGTCAACCACTTTCTTGAAGGCGTCACGCTTGATGAAGTTCACGTCATCGTTGAGCCAGCGAAGACCGGCTTCAACCACAGTCTCGTTGAAACCGGTAAGGTAGGGTCCGGGATTGATGGTTTGGACCTGAATTCCAAAGGGTTTCAACTCCTCGTACATCGCTTCAGCGATAGATTGCACAGCATGCTTGCTCGCGGCATATGCGGGAATCGGCGGGACCGTGAGAAGTCCAACAACTGAGGACGTGAATACCACCTTTCCCTTAACGCCCGTGGCCACCCAGTTCCTCACCACGCGCTGGGTAAAATCCAAGGCCGAGAAGACATTCGTTTCGAAATTCTCTCGCACCAGATCAACGGGAATCTCGGACATAGGCCCTCCCTCACCAATGCCCGCGTTATTCACCAGAATGTCGAACTTGAATTTGAGCGCGTGCGCCACATCATACTTGTCGAGCAGATCCAACTTCTCGACTCGCAGTGTTTTCAGGCCGAGCGAGCTGCTTTTTTCCCGCAGAGCAGTCACTTGTGGCCAGCTCTGAACAGCCGCTATTACGTTGTGACCTTTCTGCGCCAATCCCAGAGCGGTTCCTTCACCAAATCCGGAGCCTGCTCCCGTGATCAATATCTCCTGCATATAAGTGATCTCCCTTTTCTTGTAGTTAGCCTTTCAACGCCGATTGACCGCTTTGAGCGACTGCATAATCTTGAGCCGACGTTCCCCCCGACACACCGATGCTCCCGATCGTGTGCCCATCGACATTCTTAAAGGGGATTCCGCCGGCAAACGTCACGAGGTGGCCATTGGTAAGCTCAAGTCCATGCGCATCTCCCCCTGCTTTGCTGTAGTTGTCGACGGTTTGCGTCTCCATTTCGAAAAGCGCAGATGTCTTCGCTTTCATTAGCGCCACATCGATCACTCCAAGCCATGCTCCGTCCATGCGATGAAATGCTTTCAAGTGGCCTCCCGAATCAAGGATTGCAATGCAAACTGAAACCCCGAGTTCTTTCGCCTTCAGTATGGAAGCCTTCAAGACCCGCTCCGCTTGCTCTGCCGTAATCTGCATCCTCGCTGCTCCTTTGGGTTCAACTAGACGCCTTGGCCCCGCCGCAACGCTCCACGAGCGCGCCGTTCACGCAATCAGGCTCCATCACAAAGATTTGAACTTCAATGCGGCTACGAGAGAGATGCCTGAGCAGGCTGCGTTGATTCCCTCCCCCATGCATTTCGCAAAGTCTTCCCTGGTCGATCCCATAAGAACAATCAGAACGTCTCAAAAGCGTGAAAATACTCCTGGCTCGACAGGCCAAACTAACATGGCCAGCAAGGCAAGTACCCTTTGGGCGTTTCAAAATTTCGATGAAATCGGAATGACTTTTACTCCGCCACATAACGCTGTTTGAGCGGGGACCGTTCGCCTTCAGTTTTGTCCAGAAGGTCGAGAACATATCCATGCCCGTCGTGGTGTTCGGCAGCTTGTATCAGGAGCGAACGGAACGCCTGTAAGAGGTTGGTATAGTAGCGGAGCGGGTATGCCATGCGACGTCGCTCCGTCCTGCTCTTGTCGAGTCTGGTCACGCTATCTTCTGCGGCAATCCATGCCCAGGATCTGTCGCCGCGAGCCTACGTCATCACGCCCATCCACACCAACGCAGTCATCCTTACCTGGGCCTTCTTTGATGGAGGTGTGGACTTCAACGGAACAGTGCCCATATCAGGCGCAACCGGATCCTACAACGTCCCGATCTTCAGCCTCTACCATACCTTGAACTTTTTCGGACGTTCCGCCAATCTCACGGCGTCATTGCCGTACGCCGTTGGAAACTTCACCGGACAAGTGCTCGGCGAACAGCAAACGCTCTATCGCTCCGGTCTATTGGATACGTCCCTTCGATTTTCAGTAAACCTGAAGGGCGGTCCCGCAATGACGCCGCAGGTGTTCTCGAAATGGAAGCAAAAGACATTGATCGGCCTAAGCGTAAAGATCATTGCTCCGACCGGGCAATATGACCCGACGAAGCTCGTGAATTGGGGCATCAATCGCTGGGCCTTCAAACCGGAGCTAGGCTATTCAAAACGCTGGAACCACTGGGTTCTCGACGGTTACGGTGGAGCGTGGTTCTACACCACCAATTCCGCGTCCTTCGCTTTACCTACACCTCAGCCTCAAACCGAAGCACCGATCGGTTCCTTGGAAGGCCACTTAAGCTATGACCTGAAGCCGCGCTATTGGATATCGCTCGATGGCAACTTCTGGCTTGGCGGTGTCACAACCCTCAACGGCATCAAGAATTTGCAGACCAGACAGACCGGCTCCCGCATCGGAGGTACAGCCTCCGTCCCGCTCGGCAAGCACCAATCCATAAAGATCAACTATAGCGACGGCACATACATCCGCTTCGGCGGGAACTATCAGAACGTCTCAATAGCGTGGCAATACTCCTGGCTCGGCAGGCCCAACTAACAGGGGGCGCTTCCGGCATCGAAGCTTGCCGTCTGAATCTTGCTATCCAATCTCATGGTTCCTCCACGCGGTGCTCCATTAAATTTGCTCCGCCACGCTATCACTGCTCCTCCTCAGCTGTTATCGTCAAAATTGACAAGTCTGCGGCGCTCTGCTCGCCCGACACCGCATCCCGATGTCGCACGGAAATGACCGGCCCGGTGCCGATTTCTTCTCGCCGGCTAGCCACGATAAAGCACCTGCGATCTTCAACATAAGCTGAGTAACAAACGCGCACGACCCTCCCTTCGTCTAAAGAATGATGAATGCCTGAACCTTTCAGCAAGTCTGCCGCATCTTTTTTAGTAGACCGTCGCCAAGGGCTAATCTGAATGCGCTTCCGCCGACTTTTCTTGACCCTCATTCTAGGTGTCGCTCCGATCACCGCGTTAGGCCAACGGGCCGTCGCGAACG
Coding sequences within:
- a CDS encoding transporter; protein product: MRRRSVLLLSSLVTLSSAAIHAQDLSPRAYVITPIHTNAVILTWAFFDGGVDFNGTVPISGATGSYNVPIFSLYHTLNFFGRSANLTASLPYAVGNFTGQVLGEQQTLYRSGLLDTSLRFSVNLKGGPAMTPQVFSKWKQKTLIGLSVKIIAPTGQYDPTKLVNWGINRWAFKPELGYSKRWNHWVLDGYGGAWFYTTNSASFALPTPQPQTEAPIGSLEGHLSYDLKPRYWISLDGNFWLGGVTTLNGIKNLQTRQTGSRIGGTASVPLGKHQSIKINYSDGTYIRFGGNYQNVSIAWQYSWLGRPN
- a CDS encoding SDR family oxidoreductase; this translates as MQEILITGAGSGFGEGTALGLAQKGHNVIAAVQSWPQVTALREKSSSLGLKTLRVEKLDLLDKYDVAHALKFKFDILVNNAGIGEGGPMSEIPVDLVRENFETNVFSALDFTQRVVRNWVATGVKGKVVFTSSVVGLLTVPPIPAYAASKHAVQSIAEAMYEELKPFGIQVQTINPGPYLTGFNETVVEAGLRWLNDDVNFIKRDAFKKVVDGLLGKPEGRLDPKDMIAKMIEVIPSREGKFLNIFPPSSEEWVKSYQQQLYDRTI
- a CDS encoding GlcG/HbpS family heme-binding protein; this translates as MQITAEQAERVLKASILKAKELGVSVCIAILDSGGHLKAFHRMDGAWLGVIDVALMKAKTSALFEMETQTVDNYSKAGGDAHGLELTNGHLVTFAGGIPFKNVDGHTIGSIGVSGGTSAQDYAVAQSGQSALKG